DNA sequence from the Patescibacteria group bacterium genome:
CGCACGACTGCGCGGGAGATTATGACTGACAAGGCAGTCACGGTGCGTCCTGACAGCACGGTCGAGAGCGCGGCGCTTATTTTCAGTGAACAGCGGATCAATCCATTGCCGGTGGTGGATAAGGCAGGCACGCTCGTGGGTATTGTCTCGCGTGCGGATATCGTAAAATTATTTAAGAAGAAGTGATCGGACTCTAGGGTATTGTAATCTCTAGGCAGGCGGTGTATACTGCCTGCCGTTTGTTATCCCTTCATTTATTCATGGGCCAGGAGTTACTATAGTTGAAACACACAACACATAACCCTCGTAAGTGCTCATGTAAAAATTTTCAATTCTCAATTTCTCCCCCTACGGGGGATCTCCCGAAGGGGGACAATTTTCAATCAATATCTCAATGTCATAATTTTCAAACATTGAAACATTGATGCATTGTAAATTATTTGAAAATTGATGCTTGAAAATTAAAAATTATCAATTTGTTATGGACGCTATTGTCATAAAAGGCGCGCGGGTGCACAATCTCAAAAACATGGACGTGGAGATTCCGCGCGACAAGTTCGTGGTGCTCACCGGCATCTCCGGTTCGGGCAAATCTTCACTTGCGTTCGACACCATTTACGCGGAAGGGCAGCGCCGGTACGTGGAGTCGCTCTCTGCGTACGCGCGCCAGTTCCTTGGACTCATGGACAAACCTGACGTGGACGACATCAGGGGCTTATCACCTGCCATTTCCATTGACCAGAAATCCGTGTCCCATAATCCGCGCTCGACCGTGGGCACGGTCACGGAAATTTATGATTATCTCCGGCTCCTCTGGGCGCGCGTGGGGCACCCGCATTGCCCGCAATGCGGCAGGGAGGTGGTGCGCCAATCCGTGGATCAGATCATCAGCCAGCTCCTGAAAAGCCCGGAAGGCGCGGCGTGCGCCATATTCGGCCCGGTGGTGCGCGACAAAAAAGGCGAGCACAAAAACGTGCTCAGAGAAATCGCGCGGGCGGGATTCGCGCGCGTGCGCATGGACGGCGCCCTTATGACCTCTGAAGAAGCGCTGGACGCGGCGATCGACAAGCAGCGCAAACATACGCTCGAGGCGCTCGTGGATGAGATACCAGTCACGCGGACCCTGCGGGAAGAGCAGGAGCGCGGCGCGCAGACACAAAGCGCGCGTGCGCGCAACGCTGCCGCGTCATTCACCGCGAAGATCAACCTCTACCAGAAGCAGAAAAAGGACATAGCCTCGATGAGCGAGGGGGGAGAGCGCTCGCGCCTTGCCCAGTCTCTGGAAACGGCGCTTGATCTCGGGGACGGTTTCGTGACCGTGGAGGTGCGTCGCGGCGAGACATCGGAATCGCTGGTATTCTCCGAGCATTTTGCCTGCCCTGTCTGCGGCGTGAGCCTGCCTGACCTTGAGCCAAGGCTTTTTTCATTCAATTCTCCGCATGGCGCGTGCCCCGGGTGCACGGGCTTGGGCACCAAGCTTGAGGTTGATGCAGAGCTCGTCATTCCCAATCCAGGGCTTACCATCGCGCAGGGCGCGATCCGCCCATGGTCGCGCACAGGCACCAACGCCCCGTGGTACATGAGGATCGTGGAAGGGGTGGCCCATGTGCACGGTTTTTCCGTCCACACGCCCATTAAAAATCTCACGAAGAATCAATACGACCTCTTGCTCCTCGGCACAGGCGACCGCACGTACAAAATCGATTATGAGAGTGATTCGTTTACCGGAGATTACCAGACTCATTTTGAAGGAGTGATTCCCAACCTTGAGCGCCGCTACCGCGAGACTGAATCCGACTATATCCGCGCCGAGATCGAGCGCTATATGCGGGTGCTGCCCTGCCCCGTCTGCGCGGGCAAGCGGCTGAAATCTGCCGCGCTCGCCGTTACGGTGCGCGGAAAATCAATTTATGATGTCACCTCCCTGACTATCGAACAGGCGCTTGCCTTTTTCTCAAGCCTCAAAGGTGAGGCTGCGCCTGCCGCACACAGTGCGCGCCGCGCGGCCGTCTTAGATTCTCACAACGACATTCCAAATTTTCCGCGCCCATCAGCGTCCGGTCAGCGTGAGTCCGCGACAGACGCCGCGTTAACGGAGCGGGAGCGCACGATCAGCAGCCAGATCCTGAAAGAGATTTTAGAGCGGCTGAAATTCCTCCTCAATGTGGGGCTCACCTATCTCACGCTCGACCGGTCCGCGTCCACGTTATCGGGCGGCGAGTCGCAGCGGATTCGCCTTGCCACGCAGATCGGCTCCCAGCTCTCGGGCGTCATCTACATTTTGGACGAGCCGTCGATAGGCCTCCACCAGCGCGATAACGCAAAGCTCATCAAGACGCTCAAAAGCTTACGCGATTTAGGGAATACGGTTCTCGTGGTGGAGCACGATGAGGAAACCATCAGGTCCGCGGACTATGTGATCGACATCGGGCCTGGCGCAGGCGCCCATGGCGGCCACGTCGTGGCTCAGGGCACCCCTCTTCAGGTCGCGCGCCATTCCACTTCGCTCACCGGCGCTTACCTTTCGGGGAAGAAGATGATTGATCTGCCTCATGAGTACCGCCGCGGCAACGGCAAGTACCTGGTCGTGAAAGGCGCGCGCGCGTTTAATTTAAAAAATATCAATGTCACCGTGCCTTTGGGGAAACTGGTGTGCATTACCGGCGTGTCCGGCTCCGGCAAATCCACGCTCATGACGGAAATCCTGGCGAAATCCCTGCTGCAGCAGTTTTGGGGCGCGCGCGAACAGCCTGCGGCGCATGACGCGGTGCTGGGCACGGAATTTCTGGACAAAGTGATTGTCATCGACCAGTCTCCCATCGGCCGGACGCCGCGTTCGAATCCCGCGACCTACACCGGCGTCTTTACACCCATCCGCGAGCTGTTTACGCAGGTGCCGGAAGCGCGCATGCGCGGCTACCGGCCGGGCAGGTTCAGCTTTAATGTGCGCGGCGGGCGGTGCGAAGCGTGCCAGGGCGACGGGCTCGTGCGGATTGAGATGCATTTTTTGCCGGACGTGTACGTGGAGTGCGAAGAGTGCGGGGGCAAGCGCTACAACCGCGAGGCGCTCGAGATCCATTACCGCGGCAGGACCATCGCGGACGTGCTTGCCATGACCGTGGAGGAAGCCGAGAATTTTTTCCACGACATTCCGCCCATCCGCGAGAAGCTCACCACACTCACGAGCGTGGGCCTCGGCTACATTACGCTCGGCCAGTCGGCGACGACCTTGTCAGGCGGCGAGGCGCAGCGCATCAAGCTGTCCTCCGAGCTTTCACGGCGCTCCACGGGCAAGACCCTCTATATCCTTGATGAGCCGACGACAGGTTTGCATTTTGAAGACGTGAAAAGGCTCTTAGGTGTTTTGCAGAAGCTCGTGGATCGCGGCAATACGGTCCTCGTGATTGAGCACAATCTCGATGTCATCAAGAGCGCGGATTGGATTATTGATCTGGGGCCGGAAGGCGGGGATGCAGGCGGCCGCATCG
Encoded proteins:
- the uvrA gene encoding excinuclease ABC subunit UvrA produces the protein MDAIVIKGARVHNLKNMDVEIPRDKFVVLTGISGSGKSSLAFDTIYAEGQRRYVESLSAYARQFLGLMDKPDVDDIRGLSPAISIDQKSVSHNPRSTVGTVTEIYDYLRLLWARVGHPHCPQCGREVVRQSVDQIISQLLKSPEGAACAIFGPVVRDKKGEHKNVLREIARAGFARVRMDGALMTSEEALDAAIDKQRKHTLEALVDEIPVTRTLREEQERGAQTQSARARNAAASFTAKINLYQKQKKDIASMSEGGERSRLAQSLETALDLGDGFVTVEVRRGETSESLVFSEHFACPVCGVSLPDLEPRLFSFNSPHGACPGCTGLGTKLEVDAELVIPNPGLTIAQGAIRPWSRTGTNAPWYMRIVEGVAHVHGFSVHTPIKNLTKNQYDLLLLGTGDRTYKIDYESDSFTGDYQTHFEGVIPNLERRYRETESDYIRAEIERYMRVLPCPVCAGKRLKSAALAVTVRGKSIYDVTSLTIEQALAFFSSLKGEAAPAAHSARRAAVLDSHNDIPNFPRPSASGQRESATDAALTERERTISSQILKEILERLKFLLNVGLTYLTLDRSASTLSGGESQRIRLATQIGSQLSGVIYILDEPSIGLHQRDNAKLIKTLKSLRDLGNTVLVVEHDEETIRSADYVIDIGPGAGAHGGHVVAQGTPLQVARHSTSLTGAYLSGKKMIDLPHEYRRGNGKYLVVKGARAFNLKNINVTVPLGKLVCITGVSGSGKSTLMTEILAKSLLQQFWGAREQPAAHDAVLGTEFLDKVIVIDQSPIGRTPRSNPATYTGVFTPIRELFTQVPEARMRGYRPGRFSFNVRGGRCEACQGDGLVRIEMHFLPDVYVECEECGGKRYNREALEIHYRGRTIADVLAMTVEEAENFFHDIPPIREKLTTLTSVGLGYITLGQSATTLSGGEAQRIKLSSELSRRSTGKTLYILDEPTTGLHFEDVKRLLGVLQKLVDRGNTVLVIEHNLDVIKSADWIIDLGPEGGDAGGRIVAEGTPKEVAKIKTSFTGQYLKKMFMKE